The following coding sequences lie in one Cinclus cinclus chromosome 15, bCinCin1.1, whole genome shotgun sequence genomic window:
- the LOC134049941 gene encoding transforming growth factor beta activator LRRC32-like has protein sequence MLWAARGCFLLWLLPSILRARASPETRPSSPLCQQSPTKVSCKGVGLRKFPKELGQGIKYLELSNNFIQNLSGSNMPGLGQLEYLDVCFNQLEAVSATALAQLPRLRSLLLASNHLDQNYLANGEAFHMLRNIEVLDLSMNNLESHMASWYISNLTSLRVLYLSGNRMTKLLAGTFRNSPQLSQLDLSNNYILEIQEGVFEPLEELEVLNLALNSLHCISGFSLMQLRVLNLSHNALELFSSEEGVEPYLLRVLDLSHNRLLSFPELPRAHDLTHLNLSNNLIASLLPGSPHPRELVLLYKEMQRFNRTVRPVAALTRVADLDLSNNRLELFPFSFFHRLSSLHRLSLARNCLQDVARGSVSNGTELSVRSLDLHSNALRVLPRWFFDSLPHLESMDLGSNSLQPCESQGSDQGKDLGRDSHTSAPAVTCTPFYSVPRLKHLSLSKNSISRLQPHAFNQTPLLSLDLSGNRDLAMATGALGGLELSLQELSLRDNQMDEGHAALPCLGTLRVLDLSGNRLNLLPTGLSCSPLESLDIRNNSLQSLVSVRSWSHSLRAVSVAGNPWSCCSLGWLDTLRAAGVAVPDLHQARCVFQEHGRNISASITGTPGWICPQPEGTASLALLVALIGLSLLGAWAFCLLRKGRKAPGCAGLERNRVGISQPHPKGEGPAEERPPDSITKV, from the exons ATGCTCTGGGCTGCACGGGGATGtttcctgctctggctgctcccGTCCATCCTCAGAGCCCGGGCTAGCCCGGAGACGAGGCCCAGCTCCCCGCTGTGCCAGCAG AGCCCCACGAAGGTGTCTTGCAAAGGAGTTGGCCTGCGGAAATTTCCCAAGGAGCTTGGCCAAGGAATTAAGTACCTTGAACTCTCCAACAACTTTATCCAAAACCTGTCAGGTAGCAACATGCCAGGATTGGGGCAGCTGGAGTACCTGGATGTGTGCTTCAACCAGCTGGAAGCCGTGTCAGCCACCGCCCTGGCTCAGCTGCCTCGGCTGCGCTCGCTCCTCCTGGCATCGAACCACCTGGACCAGAATTACTTGGCTAATGGGGAAGCTTTCCATATGCTCAGGAATATAGAGGTCCTGGACCTGTCTATGAACAACCTGGAGAGCCACATGGCCAGCTGGTACATCAGCAACCTCACCAGCCTGAGGGTGCTGTATCTCTCTGGGAACAGGATGAccaagctgctggcagggacctTCCGGAACTCTCCGCAGCTAAGCCAGCTCGACCTAAGCAACAACTACATCTTGGAGATCCAGGAGGGAGTTTTTGAGCCTCTGGAAGAGCTAGAGGTGCTGAACTTGGCTTTGAATTCCCTCCACTGTATCTCTGGCTTCAGCCTCATGCAGCTGCGAGTTCTAAATCTCAGCCACAACGCCCTGGAGCTCTTCTCCTCCGAGGAGGGAGTGGAGCCCTACCTGCTCCGAGTGCTTGACTTGAGCCATAATAGACTCCTCTCTTTTCCAGAGCTCCCCAGAGCCCATGATCTCACACACTTAAACCTCTCCAATAACCTCATTGcttccctgctgccaggctcACCCCATCCCAGGGAGTTAGTCCTGCTTTACAAGGAGATGCAGAGGTTCAACAGGACCGTGCGTCCCGTGGCCGCTCTGACACGTGTGGCTGACCTGGATCTCAGCAATAACCGCCTGGAGCTGttcccattttccttcttccacagACTGAGTTCCCTGCACAGGCTCAGCCTGGCAAGGAACTGCCTCCAGGACGTGGCCAGGGGGTCTGTCTCCAATGGCACGGAGCTGTCTGTGCGCTCATTGGACCTCCACAGCAACGCCCTCCGTGTGCTGCCACGCTGGTTCTTCGATTCCCTGCCTCACCTGGAATCCATGGATCTGGGCTCCAACAGCCTCCAGCCTTGTGAGAGCCAGGGAAGTGACCAGGGAAAGGATTTAGGGAGGGATTCTCACACATCAGCCCCCGCAGTCACCTGCACCCCCTTCTACAGCGTGCCTCGCTTGAAGCACCTGAGCCTGTCCAAGAACAGCATCTCCAGACTGCAGCCCCATGCCTTCAACCAGACccccctgctctccctggaCCTGTCAGGAAACAGGGACTTGGCCATGGCCACAGGAGCACTGGGGGggctggagctgtccctgcaggagctctCTCTGAGGGACAACCAGATGGACGAGGGCCATGCAGCGCTGCCCTGCCTGGGCACGCTCCGAGTGCTGGACCTGTCGGGCAACCGCCTGAacctgctgcccacggggcttTCCTGCTCCCCACTGGAGAGCCTGGACATTCGGAATAACAGCCTGCAGAGCCTGGTATCAGTCAGGAGCTGGTCTCACAGCCTGAGGGCTGTGTCTGTGGCTGGGaacccctggagctgctgctcgcTGGGCTGGCTGGACACGCTGCGCGCGGCCGGCGTGGCCGTGCCGGACCTGCACCAAGCCCGCTGTGTTTTCCAGGAGCATGGCCGGAATATCTCGGCCAGCATCACCGGCACTCCCGGCTGGATCTGTCCCCAGCCCGAGGGCACTgcctccctggctctgctggtgGCCTTGATTGGCCTTTCCCTCCTCGGTGCCTGGGCTTTCTGCCTcctgaggaaagggaggaaggcTCCGGGATGTGCGGGACTCGAGAGAAACAGGGTGGGAATCTCCCAACCCCACCCCAAAGGAGAGGGGCCAGCCGAGGAGAGGCCACCTGACAGCATCACCAAAGTGTAG